The DNA region ATACATCCATTCTTGCGGAACGCTCGGGCCGCGGGTGAGCGATTTGATCAGCACCACGTCGCCGATCCTTCCGGCATCGATCTGGCGCTTCGCCTCGATGAAGGAAGGATCGAACCGCCGCATGAAGCCGATCTGCAGCTTGACGCCGGCCTGCTTGCATGCCTCGATCATGTCATCGCACTCCTGCTCGTTCATCGCCATCGGCTTCTCGCACAGCACATGCTTGCCCGCAGCAGCTGCTGCCACGACAAGGTCGCGGTGATATATGGTCGGCGTTACGACGATAACCGCTTGAATCCGCTGATCCTCCATGGCTTGCCGGTAATCGGTATAATAGGTATCGATTTCAAGCTCCTCCGCCGCCCGCTTAGCCGCGTCCTCCAACGGATCGACCACCGCGATCAGCCGTGCATACGGCACGCTGCGGCGGAAATTCGCCGCATGGATCATGCCGGCCCGCCCTGCGCCGATGACGCAGACGCCAATGAATGAAGCCATATCTTGAATCCTCGCTTTCGTTTGTTTTTGGTTGGATGTTCGGGGTTATCCCGCCGATCCTTATGGTTTGACGGCATCCTTGGTTATGATGAATTCGTGATCGCCGGGGCCGGCTTCAAGGAGACGGCGTTCCGAGCCGCGAACGTCATCCGGATGGCGAAGGGCAATAACAGCAGCTGCATGGGAAGGAATCGTAACCTGAAGTCGCAGGTCATCGCCTTCTTTCCGCCATGCGGATCGAATCCTGCCCTTGACGGTATCGAGCGACACGTCGACCCAATCGAGTCCGCTTGGGTAACAAGGCTCGAAACGTATTCGTTCATAGCCCGGCAGCATTGGGCGAATGCCTCCAAGGCGGGTATAGAAGGATACCCCGATTCCCCCGAACATCGCATGGTCATGCGAATGCATCGCTCCCTTGGCACTCCACTGTTCCCAAAGGGTCGTCGCCCCTTGCTCGATTTGGTACCCGAAGCCCGGGTATTGCTTTTGGGTCAAAAGTTCATAAGCGAGATCGATATAGCCGTGGTCGGCCAGCACATCCAGCAAGTACCTCGTGCCGTAGATTCCCGTATGAAGTCGGTTGTTTTTCCCATGAATTGCATCGACCAGCCGCTGTACAGACATCCGGGCCGCTTCGCCCGATACCAGCCCGAGCGCAAGCGGCATCAGCTGGGCCGTCTGGGATCCGCTTCCGAATAGGCCGTTCCCGCGGCCAAAAGCCTTGTGAAATGATATACGAATCTCGTGTGCCAACTTTTCGTACGCGCGGCATTCCTCCGCCAATCCCAATACGCCGGCGGTTTTGGATACAATCGTTGCCTGCTGGTAATACAGGGCCGTATTGACAAGCTCCACTTCGTGAAAATAGTGCTCCCAGCCGTCTTCATTCGGCGCACACCAGTCCCCAAACCCGTCCTTCACGATTCCCTCCGGCCATCTATCGGCCAGCAGCTCCATATAGGCTTTCATCGAAGGGTAGCTCGCTGCAAGTGCGTCTTGATCGCCGTAATGCCAATATAAATGCCAAGGCAGCGTAATTTTATCCCCGCTCCAATCGGGATTCGTATCGCTGTCCGCAATATCGTCCAGCCATTTTCGATAATAGTGGCGCATATCGAAATTGTGCATGCCCATCTCTTCCACGACCGCCGAATCCATCAAGCAGGGCGTACGTTCATCCCGCTGGCAGCAATCGGTTGGAATGCTGACCAGGTTGTTCAGAAAGGACCACCGAATATTGCTATGGAGCCGGTTCAGCATGGGGTCAGAGCAGGAGAACGTTCCCGTTTCGCGCACATCCGCATGAATAGGAATCGCCTGGATCACAGCAGGCTCGATTCCCCCGCTGATCTCGACATAGCGGAAACCGTGATACGTAAATCGCGGCTCGTAAAATTCCGTCTCTCCGCCGCGCAGGATGTATGCATCCTTGGCCTCGGCGCGGCGGTTCGTCCAAGGGTCGATGTTTCCTTCGGCATCCGCCAGTTCGCTGTAGCGAATCGTGATTATGCTGCCGGCGTTACCGGACACCCCAAGCCTGATCCATCCTGCCAGATTCTGGCCGAAATCGTATACGAGGACGCCGTCTCGGGGACGTTGAACGCTTACCGGTTCGATAGGCTCCCATGCCCTGACAGGGGGCTGCCTATTCGGCTTCAGCATGCCCTGCGGCGGGTCGGCCAGAACGACCGGGCCCCAATGGTGATCCGCATACAAGGCCGAATCCCAGCCCCATGGCATTTGGCGGCCGTCGAAGGTCTCCCCGTCATAAATATCGTTTTCCAAAATAGGGCTATATGAGGTTTTCCAGGATTCGTCCGACGCGATCCGCGTGCTGCTGCCGTCTGCGAGCTCCAGATCCAGCTCCAGGATAAACGCTTTATCCCGCTTCCACTTCCATCCCCACCGGGAGTAGTTCATATTGTAGCCGTTGCCTAGCCATACGCCGATCACGTTGTCTCCGTCTTGAACTGCGGAAGACGCATCATACACGTCATATAACATCAAACGTTCGTATGGGCTATTGGCGGGCGATAACACTCTGTTCTCCAGCTTGCGGCCGTTGATGTGGAGTTCGTACCACCCGATGGCATACATTCGGACTGTCGCCCGCGTAACGCCGGCGGGCAGCCGGAACTCCTTTCGGAACATCGGGCTGTCCGCAGGCACCGGGTCTTCGCATAGGGCAATAGCATGCCCTTCGAGTCTTAATCCCGT from Paenibacillus ihbetae includes:
- a CDS encoding alpha-L-rhamnosidase, with the translated sequence MASSWTDSNAFPDTYGGWSASWITRPVQSHMNWYGYAVDVEITIEEGGAGLLFDYRGHEDHLGCELDTRSQTVMLYAVEYGTRRVLGSVHAPELSELPSSIHVTVAHLEDRVLLHLNGRLAFTCDALCREGTIGFYTGEGNKAVYRKLRVMDADGRSLYVNCFYDPGTIQFTAGGIDASGTGLRLEGHAIALCEDPVPADSPMFRKEFRLPAGVTRATVRMYAIGWYELHINGRKLENRVLSPANSPYERLMLYDVYDASSAVQDGDNVIGVWLGNGYNMNYSRWGWKWKRDKAFILELDLELADGSSTRIASDESWKTSYSPILENDIYDGETFDGRQMPWGWDSALYADHHWGPVVLADPPQGMLKPNRQPPVRAWEPIEPVSVQRPRDGVLVYDFGQNLAGWIRLGVSGNAGSIITIRYSELADAEGNIDPWTNRRAEAKDAYILRGGETEFYEPRFTYHGFRYVEISGGIEPAVIQAIPIHADVRETGTFSCSDPMLNRLHSNIRWSFLNNLVSIPTDCCQRDERTPCLMDSAVVEEMGMHNFDMRHYYRKWLDDIADSDTNPDWSGDKITLPWHLYWHYGDQDALAASYPSMKAYMELLADRWPEGIVKDGFGDWCAPNEDGWEHYFHEVELVNTALYYQQATIVSKTAGVLGLAEECRAYEKLAHEIRISFHKAFGRGNGLFGSGSQTAQLMPLALGLVSGEAARMSVQRLVDAIHGKNNRLHTGIYGTRYLLDVLADHGYIDLAYELLTQKQYPGFGYQIEQGATTLWEQWSAKGAMHSHDHAMFGGIGVSFYTRLGGIRPMLPGYERIRFEPCYPSGLDWVDVSLDTVKGRIRSAWRKEGDDLRLQVTIPSHAAAVIALRHPDDVRGSERRLLEAGPGDHEFIITKDAVKP